Proteins co-encoded in one Papaver somniferum cultivar HN1 chromosome 5, ASM357369v1, whole genome shotgun sequence genomic window:
- the LOC113284394 gene encoding E3 ubiquitin-protein ligase CHIP-like isoform X1 yields MLCWRCNTKKSKKTEKGVEEDEVVISPQIMNNNGGTTTISASEQAELCKKDGNFKFSKERFAAAIEAYTEAITLCPDVPVYWTNRALCHRKREEWGRAEEDCRKALELDSNSTKVRWSISSISASVLLGLALLQREEYAEGVQQLEKALDLGRCANPTGYMVEEIWQELAKAKYLEWEHASSQRSWRQQNLKEKCENALEEQYLLDASQGDVITEEAQNTHSENLHLLDQVFKKAAEDDTPFEVPDYLCCQITLDIFCDPVITPSGVTYERKVLLDHLQKVGKFDPITREKLDQRQLIPNLAIKEAVRVFLKKHGWAYKLD; encoded by the exons ATGCTCTGTTGGCGCTG TAATACTAAGAAATCAAAGAAGACTGAGAAAGGAGTGGAGGAGGACGAGGTGGTGATTTCCCCCCAAATTATGAATAATaatgggggtacaacaacgaTATCAGCATCTGAACAAGCTGAACTCTGTAAAAAAGATGGGAATTTCAAATTCAGTAAAGAACGTTTTGCTGCTGCTATTGAAGCTTATACTGAG GCGATTACCCTTTGCCCTGATGTTCCTGTATATTGGACCAATCGTGCACTTTGCCATCGGAAACGAGA AGAATGGGGAAGAGCAGAAGAGGATTGTAGAAAAGCTCTTGAGCTAGACAGTAATTCAACAAAGGTCCGTTGGTCGATCTCTTCAATTTCCGCTTCTGTTTTATTAG GTCTTGCATTACTGCAAAGGGAAGAATATGCTGAAGGAGTCCAACAACTTGAGAAG GCATTGGATCTTGGAAGATGTGCAAACCCTACTGGTTATATGGTGGAAGAGATCTGGCAAGAGCTTGCAAAGGCAAAATACCTAGAGTGGGAGCATGCATCCAGCCAACGATCGTGGAGGCAGCAAAACTTAAA AGAAAAATGCGAGAATGCTCTTGAAGAACAGTATCTTCTTGATGCTTCTCAAGGTGATGTTATCACAGAAGAAGCTCAAAACACCCACTCAGAAAATCTGCATCTTTTAGATCAAGTATTCAAGAAAGCTGCAGAGGACGACACTCCCTTTGAG GTTCCGGATTACCTGTGCTGTCAGATTACACTTGACATCTTTTGTGATCCTGTCATCACTCCAAGTGGGGTTACATACGAGAGGAAAGTACTGCTTGACCATCTCCAAAAG GTGGGGAAGTTTGATCCAATTACCAGGGAGAAACTTGACCAGCGCCAGCTGATTCCGAACCTAGCTATCAAGGAGGCTGTTCGAGTGTTTCTAAAGAAGCATGGTTGGGCTTACAAGTTGGATTAA
- the LOC113280605 gene encoding uncharacterized protein LOC113280605, with the protein MAALCQAQEDDMFSRNLHKRFNGLVMIRTRAIRGKGAWYWSHLEPILFRNQDTGTAKSLKLKCSLCRGLFSASNPSRTASEHLKRGTCPEFQNGVTPKFRKNNRLLPSVAMIPAPCSAVKPIINRPQLTQTQIDTALDLLAEWFYMSCGYVSLSTLNHPKFQAFLHQVGLPQVNKDSILGRKLDYKYVEAKFEFEDKLHDAMFFQMSTNGWKNEDQKTCAQSEAFVNVTLNLPNKSSLFHKMLFLGTTSTPNSTGVKELLSSIINEVSNGDVFRCAGVVADVGNVINEALLELELQFHWMVNTTCQAKALKNLLNDFFKCLPICIQTASLCHKLVHIFNPQKKSSNNIICLNPQQTFTHDQTSAAISSIKNVARMSCSLNEEASQVLPNQVISTDPLDEELHVALRDPKFWRDLECVVCLIKLMTTLIEEIEEEKPCLGQCLPLWEGLKSRIKIWCNSFSVEEKTVMELVNIQLSKNYHQAWAASYILDPLYLIEDNCGRYLPPFKYLNSEQEKDVVKIITRLTQNEEEKHLALMELMKWRTKGLDPVYAQAVQAKERDPVTGKMKVVNPCGSRLVWETHLTEFQVLKKVAVRLIFLQATTGSVKMNHTYFNLLCGNSKSGNAAFERAQKLMFVSSNGRLGRKELTYDEEEETLRLLQLQE; encoded by the coding sequence ATGGCAGCGCTATGCCAAGCTCAAGAAGATGATATGTTCTCGAGGAATTTACACAAGAGGTTCAATGGACTTGTAATGATCAGGACAAGGGCCATTAGAGGGAAAGGCGCGTGGTACTGGTCACATTTGGAGCCAATCCTCTTTCGAAACCAAGACACTGGCACAGCCAAATCCCTTAAACTCAAGTGTAGCCTCTGCAGAGGTCTGTTCTCTGCTTCAAATCCTTCTAGAACTGCATCTGAGCATCTTAAACGTGGCACCTGCCCGGAGTTCCAGAATGGGGTTACTCCCAAGTTCAGAAAAAACAACCGTTTGTTGCCATCAGTTGCTATGATTCCTGCCCCTTGCTCAGCAGTCAAGCCGATTATCAACAGACCACAATTGACTCAAACACAAATAGATACAGCTTTGGATCTGCTTGCAGAATGGTTTTACATGTCCTGCGGTTATGTTTCTCTCTCAACCCTCAACCACCCTAAGTTTCAAGCTTTCCTTCATCAAGTTGGACTACCACAAGTAAACAAGGACTCTATCTTGGGGAGAAAACTTGACTACAAGTATGTGGAGGCTAAGTTTGAGTTTGAGGATAAACTTCATGATGCAATGTTCTTTCAGATGTCAACCAATGGCTGGAAAAATGAAGATCAGAAGACCTGCGCTCAGAGCGAAGCTTTTGTGAATGTTACCTTGAACCTTCCCAACAAAAGCAGTCTATTTCACAAGATGTTATTCCTCGGTACCACCAGCACACCTAACTCGACGGGCGTTAAAGAATTACTGAGCTCCATTATTAATGAGGTTTCAAACGGTGACGTTTTTCGGTGTGCTGGAGTTGTTGCAGATGTCGGCAATGTCATTAACGAGGCACTGCTGGAGTTAGAGTTACAGTTTCACTGGATGGTGAATACCACATGCCAAGCAAAAGCATTGAAAAACCTTCTCAAtgatttcttcaaatgtcttcccATCTGTATACAAACAGCATCTCTTTGTCACAAACTGGTTCATATTTTCAACCCCCAGAAAAAATCTAGTAACAACATCATCTGTCTCAATCCCCAACAAACCTTTACCCATGACCAAACCTCTGCGGCCATATCTTCCATAAAGAATGTCGCCCGCATGTCATGCTCACTGAATGAAGAAGCTTCTCAGGTCCTACCCAATCAAGTTATCTCTACTGATCCACTAGATGAGGAATTACATGTTGCACTCAGAGATCCAAAGTTCTGGAGGGATTTAGAGTGTGTCGTATGCCTAATAAAGCTCATGACAACATTAATAgaggagattgaagaagaaaagcCATGTTTAGGACAATGTCTTCCACTATGGGAAGGACTGAAGAGTAGAATCAAAATTTGGTGTAACAGTTTCTCAGTTGAAGAAAAAACAGTGATGGAGTTGGTGAATATTCAACTTTCAAAAAACTACCATCAAGCTTGGGCAGCGAGCTATATTCTGGATCCTCTTTATTTGATTGAAGACAATTGCGGCAGGTACCTACCACCTTTTAAGTACCTTAATTCTGAACAAGAAAAAGATGTAGTAAAAATAATAACAAGGTTAACTCAGAATGAAGAAGAGAAACATCTTGCTTTAATGGAGTTGATGAAATGGAGGACGAAAGGTTTAGATCCAGTATATGCACAAGCAGTCCAGGCAAAAGAGAGAGATCCAGTCACTGGAAAGATGAAAGTGGTGAATCCATGTGGAAGTAGATTGGTTTGGGAGACTCATCTGACTGAATTCCAGGTGTTGAAAAAAGTGGCAGTGCGGTTAATTTTTCTTCAGGCAACAACAGGGAGTGTGAAAATGAACCATACATACTTCAATTTGCTTTGTGGGAATAGTAAATCAGGCAATGCTGCTTTTGAAAGGGCTCAAAAACTAATGTTTGTGTCATCAAATGGTAGATTGGGGAGAAAAGAGTTAACATACGACGAAGAAGAAGAGACTCTTAGGTTGCTGCAGTTGCAAGAGTGA
- the LOC113284394 gene encoding E3 ubiquitin-protein ligase CHIP-like isoform X2: MLCWRCNTKKSKKTEKGVEEDEVVISPQIMNNNGGTTTISASEQAELCKKDGNFKFSKERFAAAIEAYTEAITLCPDVPVYWTNRALCHRKREEWGRAEEDCRKALELDSNSTKAHYILGLALLQREEYAEGVQQLEKALDLGRCANPTGYMVEEIWQELAKAKYLEWEHASSQRSWRQQNLKEKCENALEEQYLLDASQGDVITEEAQNTHSENLHLLDQVFKKAAEDDTPFEVPDYLCCQITLDIFCDPVITPSGVTYERKVLLDHLQKVGKFDPITREKLDQRQLIPNLAIKEAVRVFLKKHGWAYKLD, translated from the exons ATGCTCTGTTGGCGCTG TAATACTAAGAAATCAAAGAAGACTGAGAAAGGAGTGGAGGAGGACGAGGTGGTGATTTCCCCCCAAATTATGAATAATaatgggggtacaacaacgaTATCAGCATCTGAACAAGCTGAACTCTGTAAAAAAGATGGGAATTTCAAATTCAGTAAAGAACGTTTTGCTGCTGCTATTGAAGCTTATACTGAG GCGATTACCCTTTGCCCTGATGTTCCTGTATATTGGACCAATCGTGCACTTTGCCATCGGAAACGAGA AGAATGGGGAAGAGCAGAAGAGGATTGTAGAAAAGCTCTTGAGCTAGACAGTAATTCAACAAAG GCACATTATATTTTAGGTCTTGCATTACTGCAAAGGGAAGAATATGCTGAAGGAGTCCAACAACTTGAGAAG GCATTGGATCTTGGAAGATGTGCAAACCCTACTGGTTATATGGTGGAAGAGATCTGGCAAGAGCTTGCAAAGGCAAAATACCTAGAGTGGGAGCATGCATCCAGCCAACGATCGTGGAGGCAGCAAAACTTAAA AGAAAAATGCGAGAATGCTCTTGAAGAACAGTATCTTCTTGATGCTTCTCAAGGTGATGTTATCACAGAAGAAGCTCAAAACACCCACTCAGAAAATCTGCATCTTTTAGATCAAGTATTCAAGAAAGCTGCAGAGGACGACACTCCCTTTGAG GTTCCGGATTACCTGTGCTGTCAGATTACACTTGACATCTTTTGTGATCCTGTCATCACTCCAAGTGGGGTTACATACGAGAGGAAAGTACTGCTTGACCATCTCCAAAAG GTGGGGAAGTTTGATCCAATTACCAGGGAGAAACTTGACCAGCGCCAGCTGATTCCGAACCTAGCTATCAAGGAGGCTGTTCGAGTGTTTCTAAAGAAGCATGGTTGGGCTTACAAGTTGGATTAA